Proteins from one Halovivax limisalsi genomic window:
- a CDS encoding aminotransferase class IV, with protein MNDSSDGETRDTASGGDDATDADSNDADPIYWVDGDLVPAGEAVVSVDDRGFRYGDAAFETMRAYGGSLFRWDAHADRLAETCDLLSLDHGLDRETLRERIDETLAANGLEDAYVRLSITRGVQPGTLAPDPDVDPTVVVWVKPLPRGGVDGVPVWDGPATVRTVERPRIPDDAIPARAKTHNYLDGILARLDGRTDDAGGSGDSDRIRDPDEVLLYDGDGYLAEGATSNVFVVADGVLYTPATDGPVLPGVTRRTVLDLADDLDVPVEVGRYGSDLLDAADELFLTNTTWEVRPVDRLDGRTIGPGPITSRLRRAFDATVESRHYG; from the coding sequence ATGAACGATTCGAGCGACGGCGAGACGCGCGACACCGCTTCGGGCGGTGACGATGCGACCGACGCCGATTCGAACGACGCCGACCCCATCTACTGGGTCGACGGCGACCTCGTTCCCGCCGGCGAGGCCGTCGTCAGCGTCGACGACCGCGGGTTTCGGTACGGCGACGCGGCGTTCGAGACCATGCGCGCCTACGGCGGGTCGCTCTTCCGGTGGGACGCCCACGCCGACCGCCTCGCGGAAACCTGCGACCTCCTCTCGCTCGATCACGGCCTCGATCGCGAGACGCTCCGTGAACGGATCGACGAGACGCTCGCGGCGAACGGACTCGAGGACGCGTACGTCCGGCTCTCGATCACTCGCGGCGTCCAGCCCGGGACGCTGGCCCCGGACCCCGACGTCGATCCCACGGTCGTCGTCTGGGTCAAGCCGCTCCCGCGCGGCGGCGTCGACGGCGTGCCGGTCTGGGACGGCCCCGCGACCGTCCGGACCGTGGAGCGACCGCGCATCCCCGACGACGCCATCCCCGCCCGGGCGAAGACGCACAACTACCTCGACGGGATCCTCGCGCGGCTCGACGGTCGGACGGACGACGCGGGCGGATCGGGCGATAGCGACCGGATCCGAGATCCCGACGAAGTCCTCCTGTACGACGGGGACGGATACCTAGCGGAGGGGGCGACGAGTAACGTCTTCGTCGTCGCTGACGGCGTGCTCTACACCCCCGCGACCGACGGGCCGGTGTTGCCGGGCGTCACGCGACGGACGGTCCTCGATCTGGCCGACGACCTCGACGTTCCGGTCGAGGTGGGTCGGTACGGGTCGGACCTGCTCGACGCGGCGGACGAACTCTTCCTGACGAACACGACGTGGGAAGTCCGGCCGGTCGACCGGCTCGACGGCCGGACGATAGGGCCCGGCCCGATAACGAGTCGGTTGCGACGCGCGTTCGACGCGACCGTCGAATCGCGCCACTACGGCTGA
- a CDS encoding anthranilate synthase component II, producing the protein MTGERSDGRGTPIRVLVVDNYDSFVYNLVQYVGEVADEVRVERNDELTVSDVQAYEPTAIVLSPGPGTPSDAGISIDLFAETTYPILGVCLGHQALCAAHGASVGPAPEVVHGKPSTITHDGKGIFAGLPDRFRVGRYHSLAVERDELPDPLVETATTTDDRETLMAVRHRERPHVGVQFHPESILTSREPDPERRDDGDDAARTGDRASTDSIGENEDSAVRTAGSDPATVRRRARREAGSLSLSIGKRLIATFCEMAVERRVEK; encoded by the coding sequence GTGACCGGCGAGCGATCGGACGGGCGTGGCACGCCGATTCGGGTGCTCGTCGTCGACAACTACGACTCGTTCGTCTACAACCTCGTCCAGTACGTCGGGGAGGTCGCCGACGAGGTCCGCGTCGAGCGAAACGACGAGCTCACGGTTTCCGACGTCCAGGCGTACGAGCCGACGGCGATCGTGCTCTCGCCGGGACCCGGTACGCCGTCGGACGCTGGCATCTCGATCGACCTCTTCGCGGAGACGACGTATCCCATCCTCGGGGTCTGTCTGGGCCACCAGGCGCTGTGTGCCGCCCACGGCGCGTCGGTCGGACCGGCGCCCGAAGTCGTCCACGGCAAGCCGTCGACGATCACCCACGACGGCAAAGGCATCTTCGCCGGCCTGCCGGACCGGTTTCGCGTCGGGCGCTACCACTCGCTGGCGGTCGAGCGCGACGAGTTGCCCGATCCGCTCGTCGAGACGGCGACGACGACGGACGACCGCGAGACCCTGATGGCCGTCCGCCACCGCGAGCGACCGCACGTCGGCGTGCAGTTTCACCCGGAGAGCATCCTGACGAGTCGCGAACCCGATCCCGAGCGGCGCGACGACGGGGACGACGCCGCACGGACAGGAGACCGGGCGAGCACGGATTCCATCGGAGAGAACGAGGATTCCGCCGTGCGGACGGCGGGGAGCGATCCCGCAACCGTCCGCCGTCGGGCCCGACGGGAAGCCGGGTCGCTCTCGCTCTCGATCGGCAAACGGCTGATCGCGACGTTCTGTGAGATGGCAGTCGAACGGAGGGTGGAGAAATGA
- a CDS encoding anthranilate synthase component I family protein has protein sequence MSEPRVVTTEADVARMAAGADQGTRLPVEARLEVDDPFDAYRRARDGPGGAFLETTGGQDGWGYFGVDPIERVTVSADACLRRNEEDAGSPTLAALEGVLDGESVVEDRSPNAIGSDDQEDEPVPYPCGAVGWLSYDVARELEALPANAVDDRGLPRLELAVFDRLVAWRASGDDGPVTLRITACPRFQPNGEAASTDESGHAVGDGSTADGSVDPATDAFERGRERALSLADSIRTGAPLIGPAPVEDDAATFESQCGRDAFAERVRRVQEYVRAGDTFQANVSQRLVAPAAVHPVAAYDALRRVNPAPYSALLEYPSTDLISASPELLLEREGEFVRTEPIAGTRPRGETAAADDEYEADLRGDEKERAEHAMLVDLERNDLGKVCRYGSVEVAQYRRVDRYAAVMHLVSDVRGRLRESATVADAVAATFPGGTITGAPKPRTMAIIDELEAVRRGPYTGSIGIFGFDGRATCNIVIRTLVRVDDAFHLRVGAGIVHDSVPDREYDETLDKARGLVSAIDEALGRRGELAVEGGGRVEPDGGETVGHGGETADPDGGETVGRGGETADPDRGGTAELDGGSDRA, from the coding sequence ATGAGCGAACCGCGGGTCGTGACCACCGAGGCGGACGTCGCCCGCATGGCCGCGGGCGCCGACCAGGGGACGCGACTCCCGGTCGAGGCGCGACTCGAGGTCGACGATCCGTTCGACGCCTATCGCCGCGCTCGCGACGGGCCGGGCGGCGCGTTTCTCGAGACCACGGGCGGTCAGGACGGCTGGGGGTACTTCGGCGTCGATCCGATCGAACGCGTGACCGTGAGCGCGGACGCGTGCCTTCGCCGGAACGAGGAGGATGCCGGGTCGCCGACGCTCGCGGCGCTCGAGGGCGTTCTCGACGGGGAATCGGTGGTCGAGGACCGCTCGCCGAACGCGATCGGGAGCGACGACCAGGAGGACGAACCGGTGCCGTACCCCTGCGGCGCCGTCGGCTGGCTCTCCTACGACGTCGCGAGGGAGCTCGAAGCGCTCCCAGCGAACGCCGTCGACGATCGAGGGTTACCGCGACTCGAACTCGCCGTCTTCGACCGGCTCGTAGCGTGGAGGGCGAGTGGCGACGACGGACCGGTGACGCTTCGGATCACCGCCTGTCCCCGGTTCCAACCGAACGGCGAGGCGGCGAGCACTGACGAATCGGGCCACGCGGTCGGTGACGGTTCGACGGCCGACGGGAGCGTCGATCCGGCGACCGACGCGTTCGAGCGCGGCCGCGAGCGCGCGCTCTCCCTCGCCGACTCGATCCGAACCGGTGCGCCGTTGATCGGCCCGGCGCCCGTCGAGGACGATGCCGCGACGTTCGAGAGCCAGTGCGGGCGGGACGCCTTCGCCGAGCGGGTTCGACGGGTTCAGGAGTACGTCCGGGCCGGCGACACGTTTCAGGCCAACGTCTCCCAGCGCCTCGTCGCGCCCGCGGCGGTCCACCCCGTCGCCGCCTACGACGCGCTCCGCCGCGTGAACCCGGCCCCCTACTCGGCGCTGCTCGAGTATCCATCGACCGACCTGATCAGCGCGAGTCCGGAGCTCCTCCTCGAGCGCGAGGGCGAGTTCGTCCGCACGGAACCGATCGCCGGGACGCGACCGAGGGGCGAGACGGCCGCGGCGGACGACGAGTACGAGGCCGACCTGCGCGGCGACGAGAAGGAACGGGCCGAACACGCGATGCTGGTCGACCTCGAGCGAAACGACCTCGGGAAGGTCTGTCGGTACGGCTCCGTCGAGGTGGCCCAGTACCGCCGCGTCGACCGGTACGCCGCCGTGATGCACCTCGTCTCTGACGTCAGGGGCCGACTCCGCGAGTCGGCGACCGTGGCCGACGCCGTCGCGGCGACGTTCCCCGGCGGGACGATCACCGGCGCGCCGAAGCCGCGGACCATGGCGATCATCGACGAACTGGAGGCCGTCCGACGCGGTCCCTACACGGGAAGCATCGGGATCTTCGGCTTCGACGGACGGGCGACGTGCAACATCGTCATCCGGACGCTCGTGCGCGTCGACGACGCGTTTCACCTGCGCGTCGGCGCCGGAATCGTCCACGACTCGGTGCCCGACCGGGAGTACGACGAGACGCTCGACAAGGCCCGCGGGCTCGTCTCCGCGATCGACGAGGCCCTCGGCCGACGCGGCGAACTCGCGGTCGAAGGCGGCGGCCGGGTCGAACCCGACGGCGGGGAGACGGTCGGGCACGGCGGAGAGACGGCCGACCCCGACGGCGGGGAGACGGTCGGGCGCGGCGGAGAGACGGCCGACCCCGACCGCGGAGGGACGGCCGAACTCGACGGGGGAAGCGATCGTGCCTGA
- a CDS encoding helix-hairpin-helix domain-containing protein: MPLLDTIKSLLGLGDGSDRRSRGRGGTAEPGEEAGPRAPPPMSGRDDEEPTDGEAADATPDSAGAEPEDGDGSDAAEESTDGRPSDDGAGADESSDSTSDDATDAAAAIEEAGAAAESGAAADTSASASTDTMTEVPDEREAAEATGPTDAQATTTEKSDPETTADETDVPDGPTGEDDGDEPVADDGDEDGEAADEVAADHDADSAAGDDADEPSSDAADEPVTEIKGIGPAYADRLGDAGVETVADLAAADATALEAETDIAASRIEGWIGRATDR, encoded by the coding sequence ATGCCACTCCTGGACACCATCAAGTCCCTCCTCGGCCTCGGCGACGGGTCCGACCGACGCTCTCGCGGGCGCGGCGGGACCGCGGAGCCGGGCGAGGAGGCGGGACCGAGAGCGCCGCCGCCGATGAGCGGCCGGGACGACGAAGAACCGACCGACGGCGAGGCGGCCGACGCGACACCCGACTCGGCGGGCGCCGAACCCGAGGACGGCGACGGGTCGGATGCCGCCGAGGAGTCGACGGACGGGCGGCCGTCAGACGACGGGGCGGGCGCCGACGAATCGAGCGATTCGACGAGCGACGACGCGACCGACGCCGCAGCGGCCATCGAGGAGGCCGGAGCCGCGGCCGAGTCCGGAGCGGCCGCCGACACCAGCGCGAGCGCGTCGACGGACACCATGACAGAGGTGCCCGACGAGCGCGAGGCGGCCGAGGCGACGGGGCCGACCGACGCGCAGGCGACGACGACCGAAAAGAGCGACCCGGAGACGACCGCCGACGAGACGGACGTGCCGGACGGTCCGACCGGCGAGGACGACGGCGACGAGCCGGTTGCGGACGACGGCGACGAGGATGGCGAAGCGGCCGACGAGGTCGCCGCGGACCACGACGCCGACAGTGCGGCTGGAGACGACGCCGACGAACCGTCCAGCGACGCCGCCGACGAACCCGTTACGGAGATCAAGGGGATCGGTCCCGCCTACGCCGACCGCCTCGGCGATGCCGGCGTCGAGACCGTCGCCGACCTCGCGGCGGCCGACGCGACGGCGCTCGAAGCGGAGACCGACATCGCGGCCTCCCGCATCGAGGGCTGGATCGGGCGGGCGACCGACCGCTGA
- a CDS encoding shikimate dehydrogenase, producing the protein MDVYGLVGNPVEHSLSPPMHEAAYEARGLDARYVTFEPQPETLERAIDGADALGVRGLNVTIPFKRDALDLVEPDDLADRIGAVNTIDFGGDRPTGHNTDAVGAVRALSEHGFDGDETAIDGATAVVAGAGGAGRAIAFGLADAGATVRIANRTTSRAESLADAVPAATGHSLSELPALVKEASILVNATSVGLDEDESIVDPTALRADLVVMDAVYSPIETRLLEAAAARGARTVDGAWMLLYQGAAAFERWTGLDAPVDPMNDALRARL; encoded by the coding sequence ATGGACGTCTACGGACTCGTCGGCAACCCGGTCGAGCACTCGCTGTCGCCGCCCATGCACGAGGCGGCTTACGAGGCCCGCGGACTCGACGCTCGATACGTCACGTTCGAACCGCAACCTGAGACCCTCGAGCGCGCGATCGACGGCGCCGACGCGCTCGGGGTTCGCGGCCTCAACGTGACGATCCCGTTCAAGCGCGACGCGCTCGACCTGGTCGAACCGGACGACCTCGCCGACAGAATCGGCGCCGTGAACACGATCGACTTCGGCGGCGACCGACCGACCGGACACAACACCGACGCCGTCGGCGCCGTGCGCGCACTCTCCGAGCACGGGTTCGACGGCGACGAGACGGCGATCGACGGGGCGACGGCCGTCGTCGCGGGGGCCGGCGGCGCCGGTCGCGCCATCGCGTTCGGACTGGCCGACGCGGGCGCGACGGTGCGGATCGCCAATCGGACGACGTCGCGCGCCGAGTCGCTCGCCGACGCCGTCCCGGCGGCGACCGGCCACTCCCTGTCTGAACTACCCGCACTCGTGAAGGAGGCGTCGATCCTCGTCAACGCCACGAGCGTCGGACTGGACGAAGACGAGTCGATCGTCGACCCCACCGCGTTGCGCGCCGATCTCGTCGTCATGGACGCGGTCTACTCCCCGATCGAGACCCGACTGCTCGAAGCCGCCGCGGCGCGTGGTGCGCGGACCGTCGACGGCGCGTGGATGCTGCTCTACCAGGGCGCCGCGGCGTTCGAACGCTGGACCGGCCTCGACGCGCCGGTCGATCCGATGAACGACGCCCTCAGGGCCCGCCTGTGA
- a CDS encoding sodium:calcium antiporter has translation MASLRHPLVAVAVALSLTLPWIGIWASGNGFGAGPTVAISGIAVLGASFLLAWAAETAEADVPRSFAIAVLAVLAVAPEYAVDALYAFEAGAQAGTTRGAEAGNLAIANMTGANRILIGLGWSGIALFTLHRARRVADTSVREREGWFTNAVTLHQGISVEIAFLGIATLWAFFVPFMGGIDIVDTIVLVGLYVAYIVVVIRAGAETVDEHVGVPAYLQDFARRFRIPIVIGLFAYSGATILVAVEPFAHGLEDLGVAFGLPEFFMIQWIAPLASESPELIVVAVLVMKSRSTAGFNALISSKLNQWTLLIGTLAIVYSIGYGGYGVLAFDFKQDLEIWITAAQSLFALAILVNLEISGREALVLLFLFLSQVILEFLVLRILSVANPEALSHQILIGYTVVYVVLAAIMFYCRRAAVAELASIGQATARRAVYGKAKPEAE, from the coding sequence ATGGCCTCTCTTCGACACCCGCTGGTCGCCGTCGCCGTAGCTCTGTCGCTCACGCTTCCCTGGATCGGCATCTGGGCGAGTGGCAACGGATTCGGTGCGGGCCCGACCGTCGCGATCTCCGGGATCGCCGTCCTCGGCGCCTCGTTCCTCCTGGCCTGGGCGGCGGAGACGGCCGAAGCCGACGTCCCGCGATCGTTCGCGATCGCCGTGCTGGCGGTGCTCGCCGTCGCCCCCGAGTACGCCGTCGACGCGCTGTACGCCTTCGAGGCCGGCGCTCAGGCCGGCACGACTCGCGGCGCCGAGGCCGGCAACCTCGCGATCGCGAACATGACCGGCGCCAACCGGATCCTCATCGGACTCGGCTGGTCCGGCATCGCGCTCTTTACGCTCCATCGGGCGCGACGCGTGGCCGATACGTCGGTTCGCGAGCGCGAGGGCTGGTTTACGAACGCCGTGACGCTCCACCAGGGGATCTCGGTCGAGATCGCCTTCCTCGGGATCGCGACGCTGTGGGCCTTTTTCGTCCCCTTCATGGGCGGCATCGATATCGTCGACACGATCGTGCTCGTCGGCCTCTACGTCGCCTACATCGTCGTCGTGATTCGCGCCGGTGCGGAGACCGTCGACGAGCACGTCGGCGTGCCCGCCTATCTCCAGGACTTCGCCCGACGGTTCCGCATCCCGATCGTCATCGGGCTGTTCGCCTACTCGGGGGCGACGATTCTCGTCGCCGTCGAACCGTTCGCCCACGGGCTGGAGGATCTGGGCGTGGCGTTCGGCCTCCCCGAGTTCTTCATGATCCAGTGGATCGCGCCGCTGGCCAGCGAGTCGCCGGAACTCATCGTCGTCGCCGTGCTGGTGATGAAGTCGCGCTCGACGGCCGGCTTCAACGCGCTCATCTCGTCGAAGCTCAACCAGTGGACGCTGCTGATCGGGACGCTCGCGATCGTCTACTCGATCGGCTACGGCGGCTACGGCGTCCTCGCGTTCGATTTCAAGCAGGACCTGGAGATCTGGATCACGGCGGCCCAGTCGCTGTTCGCACTGGCCATCCTCGTCAACCTCGAGATCTCCGGCCGTGAGGCGCTCGTACTTCTCTTCCTGTTCCTCTCGCAGGTCATTCTGGAGTTCCTCGTCCTGCGAATCCTCTCGGTCGCGAACCCCGAGGCGCTCAGTCACCAGATCCTGATCGGCTACACCGTCGTCTACGTCGTCCTCGCCGCGATCATGTTCTACTGTCGGCGGGCCGCGGTCGCGGAACTGGCCTCGATCGGGCAGGCCACGGCGAGGCGGGCCGTCTACGGCAAGGCGAAGCCGGAGGCGGAGTGA
- a CDS encoding SDR family oxidoreductase translates to MNESLKPIDDQTIVITGASSGIGLTTARMAADRGARLVLAARSEDALRELTDEIEASGGEAAYVVADVRDRDDVRAIRETAIERFGGFDAWINGAAVSIYGRLSEVPVEDMRRQFDTNVWGLLYGSLEAAEHLRERGGAIVNIGSIVSDRSLLLQGSYAASKHAVKGFTDALRMELEDAGAPVSVTLIKPSSIDTPYPEHAENYMDEAATLPPPIYAPETVARAILHAATQGDREVTVGGGGKLVTALGHYAPGLLDRIMETVFDRQQRAGRPPRPGASALEESSGELAERGDYEGHVSETSLYTRLRQRRRTVAATLVGVAAGAAYAGYRTLRGGDEKRAGEQRETVERDRSRRPSVSRFGR, encoded by the coding sequence ATGAACGAGTCGCTGAAGCCGATCGACGACCAGACCATCGTGATCACCGGCGCCTCCTCCGGCATCGGCCTGACGACGGCCCGGATGGCCGCCGACCGGGGCGCGAGGCTGGTGCTGGCCGCGCGGAGCGAGGACGCACTCCGGGAGCTAACCGATGAGATCGAGGCGAGCGGTGGCGAGGCCGCCTACGTCGTCGCCGACGTGCGCGATCGCGACGACGTCCGGGCGATCAGGGAGACGGCGATCGAGCGATTCGGCGGGTTCGACGCATGGATCAACGGCGCCGCCGTCTCCATCTACGGCCGACTGAGCGAGGTTCCGGTCGAAGACATGCGCCGGCAGTTCGACACCAACGTCTGGGGCCTGCTGTACGGATCGCTCGAGGCCGCCGAGCACCTCCGCGAGCGGGGCGGGGCGATCGTCAACATCGGGAGTATCGTCTCCGATCGATCCCTCCTGCTGCAGGGAAGTTACGCGGCGTCGAAACACGCGGTCAAGGGCTTCACCGACGCGCTGCGGATGGAACTCGAGGATGCCGGCGCACCCGTCTCGGTCACCCTGATAAAGCCGAGTTCGATCGACACGCCGTACCCCGAACACGCGGAGAACTACATGGACGAGGCGGCGACGCTGCCGCCACCGATTTACGCCCCCGAGACGGTCGCGCGGGCGATCCTCCACGCGGCGACCCAGGGCGACCGCGAGGTGACCGTCGGCGGTGGCGGGAAACTCGTGACGGCGCTGGGTCACTACGCGCCCGGCTTGCTCGATCGCATCATGGAAACCGTGTTCGACCGGCAACAGCGAGCAGGTCGGCCACCCAGACCCGGGGCGAGCGCGCTCGAGGAGTCCTCGGGCGAGCTGGCGGAACGGGGCGACTACGAGGGACACGTCTCCGAGACGAGTCTCTATACCAGGCTCCGGCAGCGCCGGCGGACGGTCGCGGCGACGCTCGTCGGCGTCGCCGCCGGCGCGGCGTACGCGGGATATCGGACCCTGCGCGGCGGTGACGAGAAGCGGGCCGGCGAGCAACGCGAGACCGTCGAGCGGGATCGGTCCAGACGCCCCTCGGTGTCGCGATTCGGGCGCTGA
- a CDS encoding D-aminoacyl-tRNA deacylase yields MIAIVESRADRASVHVCDQLRRLAAWDERVDDARSDADGGGTYYRTDGFELRSFDALHLDLVRPDEAFGESPDVLVFASRHSGETGPLLSAHFTGNVGPAEFGGETNAVATAAPNALATLLEAYDRHAPEEYEVGMECTHHGPSDVGCPSLFAELGSDDAQWDDPAGAEAVARAILDLRGVSPHRIDPESGRPRQLVGFGGGHYVPRFERIVRETAWTVGHVAADWGLDALEGVASESALVRALFEASTATHAVVEGTRPALVRTIDDLGYRVVSEAWVREVEDRPLTLVDAVESALGPVADGVRFGDRRTESFDVISPAPDLVSRAEGIDAERTWDVVTAGSVAVETANGGSRLGERIAVPIDVETNRSPAGVPRQIVDGLADVIRSGADAVTVSDGAVVVEETAFDPDRARELGVPDGPAFGKLAEGETVSVDGTVVEPDDVHETRTTRYAI; encoded by the coding sequence GTGATCGCGATCGTCGAGAGTCGCGCCGACCGAGCGTCCGTTCACGTCTGCGACCAGCTCCGCCGACTCGCCGCGTGGGACGAACGGGTCGACGACGCCCGCTCCGACGCCGACGGCGGCGGGACCTACTACCGAACCGACGGGTTCGAACTCCGATCGTTCGACGCCCTCCACCTCGACCTCGTTCGCCCGGACGAGGCGTTCGGCGAGTCGCCCGACGTGCTCGTCTTCGCCTCGCGCCACTCCGGCGAGACGGGGCCGCTCCTGTCGGCGCACTTCACCGGCAACGTCGGCCCGGCCGAGTTCGGCGGCGAGACGAACGCCGTTGCGACGGCCGCGCCGAACGCCCTCGCGACCCTCCTCGAGGCGTACGATCGTCACGCCCCCGAGGAGTACGAGGTCGGGATGGAGTGTACGCACCACGGCCCGTCCGACGTCGGCTGTCCGTCGCTATTTGCAGAACTCGGAAGCGACGACGCCCAGTGGGACGATCCGGCCGGGGCCGAGGCGGTCGCCCGCGCCATCCTCGACCTGCGGGGTGTCTCGCCCCACCGGATCGATCCGGAGTCGGGCCGGCCCCGGCAGCTGGTCGGCTTCGGCGGCGGCCACTACGTCCCGCGGTTCGAGCGCATCGTCCGCGAGACGGCCTGGACCGTCGGCCACGTCGCCGCCGACTGGGGTCTCGACGCGCTGGAAGGGGTGGCGAGTGAATCGGCCCTGGTTCGTGCCCTGTTCGAAGCGAGTACCGCGACTCACGCGGTCGTCGAGGGGACGCGGCCGGCCCTGGTGCGGACGATCGACGACCTGGGATATCGGGTCGTGAGCGAGGCCTGGGTTCGCGAGGTCGAGGACCGTCCGCTCACGCTCGTCGACGCCGTCGAGTCGGCGCTCGGCCCCGTCGCCGACGGCGTCCGGTTCGGGGACCGGCGAACCGAGTCGTTCGACGTGATTTCCCCGGCGCCCGACCTCGTTTCGCGGGCCGAAGGGATCGACGCCGAGCGGACGTGGGACGTCGTCACCGCCGGGAGCGTCGCCGTCGAGACCGCGAACGGCGGGAGTCGACTCGGGGAGCGTATCGCCGTCCCGATCGATGTGGAGACGAACCGGTCCCCCGCCGGCGTCCCGCGGCAGATCGTCGACGGCCTCGCCGACGTGATCCGGTCGGGCGCCGACGCCGTCACCGTCTCCGACGGCGCGGTCGTCGTCGAGGAGACGGCGTTCGACCCCGACCGAGCGCGCGAACTGGGTGTCCCGGACGGTCCCGCCTTCGGGAAACTGGCCGAGGGTGAGACGGTCTCGGTCGACGGGACCGTCGTCGAACCAGACGACGTCCACGAAACCCGAACGACCCGATACGCGATCTGA
- a CDS encoding winged helix-turn-helix transcriptional regulator encodes MSRSTNDPTTSQETRQSTPVPRAVIHKQILDAAQDRPAAAMSELADAVNGASVDLVEQVLEEYGDPAADEPSAGDPETADDPEADGDSWGGPDGDPESMVGRDSDPEPEDGGDGTPGSPEAGEAASPGHGERKSAADGGATIETDREPTESDRREAPAADGRSDSTSDSPIDPDSLSETERRTLRAIRERPNATQQELADRFDVTAATINRRVNDIDGFEWSNREAIVADLFPDDGPDGRELDVDPTEPEPNNDSAEAEPDAVPTGPAPDEGSQRRDSEAEYATSGPDAAASQGESTTAGADGTTDRRDSGADPTQPEPADSRNPGSGAEPAECDAESAQLEALSARIDALTESVASLDRRLDASGDGSRSGLEDPELIAKAMHACLQSERISESEELRLLETFVADD; translated from the coding sequence ATGAGCAGATCGACGAACGATCCCACGACGTCCCAGGAGACCCGCCAATCGACCCCCGTCCCCCGCGCAGTGATCCACAAGCAGATTCTCGACGCCGCTCAGGACCGGCCGGCGGCGGCGATGAGCGAACTCGCCGACGCGGTCAACGGCGCGTCCGTCGACCTCGTCGAACAGGTCCTCGAGGAGTACGGCGACCCCGCGGCCGACGAGCCGTCGGCCGGCGATCCGGAGACGGCCGACGATCCGGAGGCGGACGGTGATTCGTGGGGCGGGCCGGACGGCGACCCGGAATCGATGGTCGGACGAGATTCCGACCCGGAGCCGGAGGATGGTGGAGACGGTACCCCAGGATCGCCGGAAGCGGGGGAGGCCGCGTCACCGGGCCACGGCGAGCGCAAATCGGCCGCCGACGGCGGCGCGACGATCGAAACCGACCGCGAACCGACCGAGTCCGATCGACGCGAGGCACCGGCGGCGGACGGTCGGAGCGATTCCACGTCCGACAGCCCGATCGACCCCGACAGCCTGAGCGAGACCGAGCGCCGAACCCTTCGGGCGATTCGGGAGCGTCCGAACGCGACCCAGCAGGAGCTGGCCGACCGCTTCGACGTGACCGCGGCGACGATCAATCGACGCGTCAACGACATCGACGGCTTCGAGTGGTCGAACCGCGAGGCGATCGTCGCCGACCTCTTTCCGGACGACGGTCCCGATGGGCGGGAACTCGACGTCGACCCGACGGAGCCCGAGCCGAACAACGACTCGGCCGAGGCTGAGCCCGACGCCGTTCCGACCGGGCCAGCACCCGACGAGGGCTCCCAACGGCGAGACTCCGAAGCCGAGTACGCGACGTCTGGGCCCGACGCGGCCGCTTCGCAGGGCGAGTCCACGACGGCCGGAGCCGACGGAACCACGGACCGGCGGGACTCCGGGGCCGACCCGACACAGCCCGAACCGGCCGACTCGAGGAACCCCGGATCCGGCGCCGAGCCCGCCGAGTGTGACGCCGAGAGCGCGCAACTCGAGGCGCTCTCGGCCCGGATCGACGCACTGACCGAATCGGTGGCGTCGCTCGACCGTCGCCTCGATGCGTCCGGCGACGGCAGTCGGTCCGGTCTCGAGGATCCGGAACTGATCGCGAAAGCGATGCACGCCTGTCTCCAGTCCGAGCGCATCTCCGAGTCCGAAGAGCTTCGGCTACTCGAGACGTTCGTGGCCGACGACTGA